The sequence ATTGAATACCTTCAGCAATATTTAAGCACGAATTTTCAACAGATAGTTGAATTCCGAATTTTTTTTCAGAAGAAGGGAGTGTTGATCGTTGAATCAGAAGAAACTTATTGCTGAAACTGAtctagaatagaaaaaaatacactTGAATCGAATTGTTCAATTTGAGCGAAATTAAAGATTCAACtgaatttgaattgatttttttttctaagaatGACCACGTTTCTGAAActgttttttgaatttgaatagggTTGTTAGCAAATAACAAAAATTGCATGATTAATGAGATTGTAATCTTAACAGTTAATGAAAgataatattttcatatttaaattaaGGGGCAGTAAaataattgtatttatatttttataacaataatttataaaaatataaaatataacttaatatattatataattatgaaagtgttgctacGAATGCTACGCATGTTATTTCTTAATTTTGCCTTTTTAAATCGTAAGGCCGATATATTTTAGAATACTTATACCCACAAAGTTCTAAAACCCTACTGACTGAGCTCACCGGGTTTAAGGGAAACACAAATTGTTCATCAACAGAGTTACAGAGGTACGTTTCTTCTGGAATTCTTGGTATATTCGTTTCTGATTAGCTTAATCCTAAATGGGTTTTCATTTTATCACATAGATTTATTCTTTTTTGCTTCATCGATTTGTTTAGTTTTAATCAAAAggttcgttttttttttttccatttttgcaTACTTaaggatttttatatttttatgatccTCCTGGAGTTTGGGttaaggtctgtgtacactttaccctccctgATTCTGCTAGCTTTTGGGACTAtgctgggtttgttgttattgttgttaattgtgggattattgaatatttatattttggataTCAGCACTGAGCATATTGGGATGCTGATtgctaataaaaataaaagggaaacttagtgcactaaagctctcgcTATGTACGGGTCTCGGGAAGAACCGAACCGCAAGGGTTTATTGtatgcaaccttaccttgcatttctgcaagaggctgtttatacggcttgaacccgtgacctctaGGTCACAttgcagcaactttaccagttactccaagacttTGCTAATAAAAATATGGTCTttactcatttttttttgttggggGGTTTTGGAATAATAGAGAGATTGGTTCATGGCCcgtttattttagtaattttcacAGAGGGAACAGCAACATGGGGAATTTCTGTGTCTTATGCTCTATTGTTGTATCACAAATATGGAAGAGTAGATATATGTTCCCTTTGTGCTATTTTGTATGGCTATGCTTTATGGAATATGTTTATTTAGACTtagttattatattattgtaaGTGGAAGAAACTATTAGTGAAAAGGGAAGTTAGGTTGAATGTGTTCGATATcaaaatgaatttgaattcttacaaGTCGTGAAAGTTGTATTGGATAATTTTGTTAATTTGATGGTTCACATATTTTGGAATGTCTCAATATGGAAAACTGTCATATAAATAGGACAAAATGTGAGCTTGGAGAGGAGAAGCCATCCTTTCTGTTCTTTTTACACTGTTTCACGACATCTAGTGTGTTTCACCAGTTAATGGCGGAACTGTTTTACGATCAAAGATTTCTTCTGAATCTAATAACTtaacatgtattctcatgttgtGTTTAATATGGACTCCCATCATTCTGTTGTTTTCATAGGTTTAAAGATGGCTTTGTTCAATAGAATGGGAAATATGCTTAAACAGAGTTTAAGCAGACACACGAACTTGGAACTAGGTGCCTCTAGAACCTCACTTTTCCAAGCTATAAGAAGCATGTCCTCTTCAAAGCTTTTTGTTGGAGGTAAAAGGATTTTGTTCCCAGATGTACGGATTgctatgtttttttcttttgttgctcTATAATTGCCAGCTATCCACTGCAGGTCTCTCGTATGGCACTGATGAAGCCTCTCTGCAAGAGGCATTCTCCCAACATGGACAAGTGATTGAAGGTTTACTTATGATTTGACCTTTGATTACATAAAAGTTTGCAACTTATTCCATATAGGTGGTTCAGGGAGAGCCTATAAATTTAATGGGTCCTAAACAAAATAGAAATTGACTAACGACAATATGTATGTCGCATGCAGCTAGAATTATTTTGGATCGTGACACTGGGAGATCCAGAGGGTTTGGTTTTGTTAGTTATGCATCTGCTGAAGAAGCATCGAGTGCCCTGAATGCCTTTGATGGCCAGGTAATGATGCCCAGGCATTTTGTAACAAGAAACTTCTGACTATTATTATAGTTCACATAATAGTCCCATTAGTAGGTTCTATTATGTGAAAATTTTGTAACTAAATTGCTTTGGTCACTTTCTTACGGTTAAAATTAGATGGAATATTTGCAACTTTTAGAACCAGTATCAGGTGATAATTTCATGTTGTTGtaccttttctttttattcagCGTATTCCACTGTCAGTTACTTGAAGAAATTGATTAGTTATCCTTAGTGCCAACCAATAAGGTTCTATTTGTGTCAACATTCTATCAGTACTTCATCTTGTTTTgcctttattttatattgtgaccAAATTACCTTGTTACTTCAGTTGTTTGAGAATGAAATTCTTTTTGAAAACATTTTGGGACTTGTATTAGGTAAAATTTGTTGCTTAATTTTGCAGGAACTCCACGGGAGACGGTTAAGGGTGAATTATGCCACAGAAAAGCGTCCTGGAGGATTTGGTGGTGGTTATGGCAGCGGAGGTGGATATAACTATGGTGGGGGGGGAGCTGGAGGGTACGCATCTGGCAATTATGGAGGTGGTGGTAACTATGGTACCAACAACAGTTACCCTGCAGGTGGCGGAAACTATGGTGGAGGAATGGGGTATGGTAGTGGTGGCGAACAAGGCAGCTTTGGGGGTGGATATGCTGGTGGGGATAGTGGAAATTACAATGCTGGTGTTTCCGGTAGTAATGATCTCTTCAACAACTCTGAATTTGGTGGGAGCTCTGGGAGCTTGCACTATGGTAGCGAAGAACAGCTTAGTGCAGACCAAGGGACTGAATCTATAAACAATGATTTCACACCAGGCGCAGAAGGAAGCTACACAGGTGACAATGATGGGCCAAATGACTATGCCAACTCAAGGAGTTGATAATATGTCCTTCCATGCTattcaagaactttggctttgaCGAGTACATGTGAGGCAAAGAATATGTCCTTCCATACTACTCATTCTTTTTGTTTAAGGCATTTGTCATACCTTTCTTGACTTTGTGACTAAAATGACGATCGCAGCATTTGCACATCTAGTTAATGTGCAATCAGAACCAATAAAATATGCATGTTAAAACTGATTAGATCCCACAATTATTTAGTGGAAGTGTTTCCTTTACATTCGGTAGAGTTAACATCTTGGATAATTGAGTGTTTTGGGTTCCAACTTTTATGTTAACAAATTCAACACACCCTCATAACTTGCTGATTGCTGGAGTGCCAATAACTGCCCAATGatgcttcaaaaaaaaaaaaaagacgaatCTGCTGCCATATCTTTGTTTTTAGTAAACAAAATTCCTCAAAAACTCAATAGTTAAACTCTATCAGGACCATCAGCAAACAATTTCTGGTTTCAATTTCCTGGAGGGAAGGATAATCGAGATACAATGTTGTAGAGTCTCTACGAGTCATCTTATATAGGGCACTAATTGCAGTCAGGTATTTACCAACTTGACGCAATACTATAGAACActatttttcctcttttcctCTGTTTGGATCCCTGgcctcgttttttttttttttgtggtggtGTGGGGGGTACATAAATATTTCACAACCTGATCCACAGCCAACAAAAATCTACCAGCCAATTCCAGGTCAACTGAGAATGCCAAATCAGAAATGTGCAGTGGTCATTATTAAACAGCCCAGAATGGCTTTGGAGTTGCTAGCACACTTGAGCTACTTCTCAAAGGTCTGCCAATTGCTTCATCATCATCGTCGTCATCCCCATATTCCATTAGCTGGACTAAAGTATCTGAGATGcacaaattaaataaaacaatCAAATACAAACTTTCAGAACACTGTAAAAATAGACAAGTTCAAGTCCGATAACGACAAAAACCACTACTATGCCTGAATCCCAAGCAACTTTGGATTGGCTATATGCATCTTCATTGAATATCTCACCCATTTAAGCTCATCTCAAACCATATAATACAAAATCGAAGCAAATATAAAAGATGggagattttaaaaaaaagtaaaagttcaGTCAGATCTAAGAAGCAGTTTCTATCCATGTGAAAGGATAGCAAAATTTTGCCAGGTAATGAAACTACTGAAGATCTCTACATGTTAATTGGAATAATTGGATTTTCACACTTCTACTTAGTAACAAGAAATGCAAGGAAAAGAAGGGGGTAATGAAGGTAGGTAGTTCACTAATACACAAGCCAAGCAAGAGTTTATTGAAATATTGAGACCAAATAGCTTGGAGTGATGGCAAATACCCGGAACAGTTTCACATGGAGCTTTATTAACCACATTGTTGTCATGCACTTTCTGTGAGGATGATTGGAactttggtggtggtggtggtggtggagacATCATTCTAGGAGGTGGCGGAGGCGGCATTGAACTGTACAATGGCTGAACCAACTTTTTCGGAGTCGTAGTACCAATTTTGCCTCTATCGCCTGCATCTGACATTCGTTCCTGAAGCATTGGAAGCTCTGGACTCTGCAGCGGATTCTGGCAAACAAAAGGGGAGGAAGGGTCCATCCATAAAAAAATTCCAGGAAAAAAGGAGGTAAACTTAAAGTTTTTTGAGAACATACTTAACATTCTTTTACTTGTATAGTAGCAGGCAAAGGAAGGTGTAAAATAAACTCGTGATCCTAAGAGATACTGATTTCGACTTGAATAAATTGGACTCATAGTGTAAAGATATGCAACTTGACTTTTCTTCTATCACTTGCTACAAGGAGCTTAGATCATTACGTTTAGAAAATTTCTCTTCATAGTAAAGGTGAAATTGTTTGAAAGCCTTACAAGCAGTGTATTATGAGCTAGATCTTATTACCCTTGTAGTACTTGAAGCAAAGTAGGTAAATAATGTGCATTTCATATTAGCATATTAACATTTGACAGAATGCCAAAACCAGAAGGGGCATGGTATCTTTGCATCGGCACCATAAAACTGAAATAGCATGCAGCAACCCCATGCCTCCTACATATCCCAGAATCCTGTGAAACATACAAAGGTCCAACAGAGTTCCACTATCAGCCTGTTAGCTTCATACAAGGTCAGAGAAATTACCTGGAATATCAAGTAGAAAAGGTTAGACCAAAAATAAATACATgctttttaactaaaaatatctAAGGGAAGCAAATTTGAGGAATTTCAAAAGCTCCATTTAGAACAGCAATGTGATACAAATTTAAAACGAGAAACAAAGGAGTCCTATATTTATTTACTCCCCTACCCCCAACCCAAACTAATTATAACAGGGAAATGTTATAAAATAACCAAAGCAACAAAGGAAAAAATCAGACAAATTCCTAATTCTTACAACTGTGTTGGATATACGGCTAAATTAACTAGCACCTTGGAAATTTAGATTCAGATCAATATGCAGTCCATGGATTGCTACAGTTGCGACATATGAGAGGTGAATAGAAACTAAAGGGCGAAGgataaactaaattcaaaagaGATCAAAAAATAAGAGAATCTGACAAATCCCAGTTTTCCCAGTCATCATGCTACACAAGCTGCACTTCATCCTTATATTAAAACagtcaaacctctctataacAACATTGTTTGTCCTATATTTTTTGGCTGCTATAGTGAAATGCTAGTATAAaaacatataatataacataataagaaAAATCTGTTCCGCAGAAAACATGGTTGTTACAGTGAAAATGTTATTATAGAGGATAGTTCTTCAAAAGAGGTCTGAATGTACCATTTATATAGTTGAAGGGAAGTAAAAAATCTGTCATATACATAGCATACTCCTGTGCAGAAGGATCAGTCAAGCATGAGAAATAATTAGCGGACACAACTACACATATAACGAGGCAGATGTACAGGATATAGCTACGGCGCATAGCACCACAGTTATGAAGGCTTAGACTCAGAGCATATCTTTTGAGAAATCACAGGTACTTGGTGATTTGGTTAAGAGGCCCTCCAAATGAGGAATGAGAAATAATACAATTTCAGTGACCTTTCATCAACCACTACAGGAAACTTGTTTCACACAAGCCAACATCTTTTTTCAGTTATATAGTCGGTCTAGCAGTCGTTCTGCTAGATACCACATAGTGAATGGTCAATGAAAACAGCAGTACTTGGAGGTGCTTTTGATCCTTTCAGATTAGTGATACATGTATCCCTCAATTTTCCActaaggagtcgtttggtagagtgcattagaaaaaataatgcatgcattagctttgtgtattactaatatcttGTTTGCTAGACTTTTTCAACCTGTGTATAACCAATAGCTTTGTGTATTACTAGTATCTTGTTTGCTATACTTTTTCAaactatgtataactaatgcttgttACACTCTATTTGGTATTAAGGTGTGTATAACTAATAAATGGAGCTTCATGGTATTCataatgcaatgggttcaaatgcatgcattaacatgtttAAAGACACAATTGCCCCTCAAAACCTTTTCCACATCCTTTCCACCATATTTTTGGAGGATATTTgcaaaaaaatactttaaaaaaaaattatgcaatgcatgttatttttaataaaacaaacCAAACACTGTATAAGAAAAATGTCAACATAACTAATACTaacattattaatgcaaacattactgATACATTATATTTTGCACTATTCTTATACACcgtaccaaacgacccctaactgAGTAGGAATAATAGTAATTTCAGTActaattttttccctcttttttacATGATATCATCTACCATTTTAGTCCTCATCCAAAAGAAAAGCTTATTTTGGAGGACTGGAGCAAAACTTTTTGCACAGACAGTGCCCCATTGCATACTTCAAAGAGCAGAAAGATATAACATAGGAACTCCTGGATACTCCAGTTTACGTTCATTTGCCAGAAATTATAATAAGAAATGCTTTCAATATTCATTTCCCATCTCTGGTCAATTATGAAGCTTTATGTACTTGACTCGGAAATGACCATTATAATTCTCA comes from Capsicum annuum cultivar UCD-10X-F1 chromosome 2, UCD10Xv1.1, whole genome shotgun sequence and encodes:
- the LOC107858753 gene encoding glycine-rich RNA-binding protein 4, mitochondrial, producing the protein MALFNRMGNMLKQSLSRHTNLELGASRTSLFQAIRSMSSSKLFVGGLSYGTDEASLQEAFSQHGQVIEARIILDRDTGRSRGFGFVSYASAEEASSALNAFDGQELHGRRLRVNYATEKRPGGFGGGYGSGGGYNYGGGGAGGYASGNYGGGGNYGTNNSYPAGGGNYGGGMGYGSGGEQGSFGGGYAGGDSGNYNAGVSGSNDLFNNSEFGGSSGSLHYGSEEQLSADQGTESINNDFTPGAEGSYTGDNDGPNDYANSRS